The Peromyscus leucopus breed LL Stock chromosome 4, UCI_PerLeu_2.1, whole genome shotgun sequence genome segment caagagcaatAGTGTCTaatatcaacagaattctaagttattaaaatatttaagtgccatattctctaggtctttgaattgtttgaagatTAATTATccttctgaaatatatctctgtttatcTAGAAAATCTAACTATAAGACAAGCACGGGTGGctattaacctgtaattcttatcaatTTTTATAGCTTAAAGACTAAGgttcacattataaaaataaacaatctctAAACATGTACAGTATAAGtaccatatataaaaatatcttaatcagaggtagaGATGCATAGTACAATATGACAAAAAAATCCTTGATTTGTAttgatatacaaaatatcctaaacagaagtagaacatacatacagtatgacaaataaagctttacattcgcatcaatatacaaaatattttaaaaagaagtaaatcaTATGTACAATGTGACAAATacagttttgaatttgtatcaatatacaaattatttttaacaggaatagaaaaataattttacatttctatcaaTATTCAAGAATCCATACTAATGCAAGTTATCTAAAACTGATATTTGCTAATTTAGTTACAAGTCGGCGCAATAACCTACCTTATTAGCCTATCCTGTctatccccttttttttctattacaaaaGAGATTTCTGAGTCTAAACTTTATTGTTCTACCTCCAACCCTGTAGCAACTTATAACTAATCCCTTACAGATGACTATTATttataaccctgagaaaaataaaaaacctgttgggagaaggggcatcattttcttagaattgcttcctgctgtctaggggAGATAGGGATGAACCACAAGTTGCTTCATGCTGCCTGACCTGGTCCTCGCCACCCAAGAGAGCACAGAACCCTTTCTCCTCTGATCTTAAACAGTCATGTATGCAGATTAGACCATGTCCTGAGGCTTGTTACTTGAACAGGatgaattcccacaacacatattttgtctgcatatatgtttatgaCGTGCATGTTTGTCTGGTTCCCACAGAGGTGGAAGTGGGTGTGGGGTCTTCTGGAATTGGATTTATAGATGATTTccttgtaagccatcatgtggatgctagaaACTGAATCAGAGTCCTCCCTCATGTTCACATGTCAATTGGTATAGCCATCATTAACCCATGAGGAATTTGACGGGGAGATGGTGGTgtggaaataatataaatacagtacttatatatgaaattctctcagatatttaaattaaattttagaaaagaagCAAACAATTTGCCTCCAAGTATTTCTTCTACTAGTGCTGCTATTTGTACTTACAAGGTATAAAggtgtgtgctctctctctttattatttttttacagagaaggtcttactatgtactcCTGGATGTTCAGGAACTTATTATGTAACACAAGCTGGTCTCATACTACTGGCAGAAACCAGTACCATCAGAAATCTTTGCTATTAATTTTGCATAATTCAGAAGCTGTGGCACTTAGCCTTCATATATAggcacatacatatttatatatctagTCTTCTATATGAATGGCTTCTCTCCCTATACTAGAAGAGAGATGTTTAACTTGGGCCCATTGATTATGAAGTGTCATATACATAACCAATCTGAATTTTGTAGGTATTTTTACTGTCAATTATACAGTATAAATCAATATCAATTATATTGATACAATTTTTATTATGGACTAGAATAATTTCTGGATATTTACTGTTTTTAGGACATCCTATAGATAGTTTCTATAGTTTctttatatattgatatttttgtacatatatataatatagtctCATCACCCATATCTCCCACCCTCTTTTGTCCCCCTTTTTACTACACCAATCCCTTCTTTCCAAGAGGTTTCCATCCTACAATCATTTCTTTCACTTGGCTTTTGCCTTTGACCCACTGAATTTAACTATAGCTTTCTACATGAACATggagaaaattttttttattggaaaatgGGAActcaccagtggctacaccactaaCGATAATGAGTCTTGATAGTTCCTCTTCATTTCAAATTCATCAATTAACTCATACTAAAAccctttttcttttacaataattGGCTCTTTTGATTACTTGATTGATCTGTCTCTCCCTATCTTGTTCTGGAACAAAACTGAGCACTATAATTGGTCACTTGGCACCAGAATAGAACATAGAAATCTTTTCTTTAGCAGAAGTTCCCAAAGGGATATTCATGCTTATATGATCTCCCAGTACCACAGTCACAGGAAAGAGAGTTTCTATGAGAAAACTGTTTTATTCTGAAGTATTAGAGGAAATTCTGGGTTTTGTTCAAATACAGATGAAGAGACAGTTTATTTCCATGCAAGTAAGTATTACATTTAATTAGCCAAAGGAAATAGGccataaattataatataaaggATAAAGTGATGCTTAATATAAGCAATCTACACTAGACTTCTACTTCATAAAGTACAATGAAATTTTCTGTGATTATGTTTAATGGAAAGCTGAAGAGTCTTCAGATACCTCatgtttagcttttatttttctttaaaaatgttttggtttAATGCATACATGGTATATGTCTTTATTATAATAGATTTTCTGTAGCTATGGCCTATATTCCCTCCTATGACTTGTAGAGACCATTTTTATATTTAGAGCAGTTCAGTTAGAAACATTATGAGTTAATATTTTCATGattctgtatgtgtgtaaatgttacAATTATGCCATGTATTTATGGTAAACTGAAGAACTCCCTAGCAAAGCCCAAAGTTAAATGTCACAGTCAGTGGACATAATAAGCTTTGAGCTGAGAGAGATCAGTAACTGTTTGAGGCATGAcaactgctgtgaattcatgagtgcaATAGCTGTGTCATATTCAGAGGAGGAAATTTTATGACATTGCTCATCCATAGGCTCTTACATCCTTTATACCATTCTGCAATGTCCTCTGAGCCTTGGTGGTGTTGTGTTGATGTAGATGTCTATCGAGGACTGGGCATTCAGCCTCTTATTCTTGGCACTTTGAGCAATTATACATCTCTCCATTGGCTGGTGTCTACGGCAAAATGGAGCCTTTCTAACTAAGACTGATAGCACCCCAGGTCTATGActttaagcataaatatttagatgaCAACTGAAAGTATGGCCATTTAGCAAGATAACACTAGCTGGTTCTACCCAAGGGCCTATGACCTCTGTAGCTGTGAGCTTCTTACCAGAATTGTAGTAAAAGACATAAAATTCTATCTTATGAAGCAGGTCTCAAATGCAATCAGGACACGGTTAGAGATCCCTCAGTAACAGTGCTCTTATGGTACCAGTAGGTATCACGACGTTCAGGGTCAATCCCTGGGTAATACTATTGACGTCTTTTCTCTTTCAACAGCATGCACAGCACCTTTCGGCACTGTCAAAGCCACTAACAAGGAAGGAAACTTTTGGGTCAATTTGAgaattttctctgtgttttgcagCCAAAGTTtttggtgtctttagcaatacgGTCTTACTGTTTGGTTATGGTAGCTAATCAAGGACAATGACAAAAGGCTGTGATGTTTTGGAGACCTCTCAGGACCAATAACTTATTGGAAGATATTCCATGCCTTTTACTGAATTTTAATAACCCATGTATTGAGGAGTGTCATTGTCTGTTCATGCAAGGTATTTTAAttcaaacaaattttttaaaaaagatgtattttgaaATTAGATTACTGACTAGTAATTAGTAACTTACAGAAATTACTAACTAGTGAGTTTCTGTAAGGCTCtttcatacatccttagttttATTTAACCTACTCACAGCTGCTCTTCTTCCCCATTACTCAAACCTAACCCACACTTAATTATACTTTCTTtaactactttatttttttttattgaaaatagatttcttctctcatgcaatatATCTTGACCACAGtctcccctctttccctccacTTCTCCTAACTCCCCTACCTCACTTTCCTCCACATCCACtccctctgttttccttcagaagaAAGCAGGCCTCCAAGAATCAATTCTTAAGCCCTAGTCTTGCCACTTTTTTTAGTTCACACGTATTTGATTACCTCCACTTATTTGCTTTAAATTGGGTGTGAACTAGTAGGCACTGATACAGTCCATACTTCCTTTTTTtgggtcagccttcctcttcACTCTGATTTCCTTTAAACTCTCACACCCTCCCTGCTTAAGACTTTCTTTCCCCAGGACTCCATCTCATTGCTTTTTCTGTGCTTATACCTACTAACAATCCTCCTTTAACATGTCCCCAACTCTTCCTGTTAGTTTCCTGCCTTCCACTTTTGCttcaagttaaacacacaaaacaaataatttgaATCCAGGTTCCACACATGAGAAAGAACATATAACATTGGCTTTGTAGCTCTAAGTTACCTCCTTTTCCCAGTATTTTACCTGAAACTTTCATATTTCTTTACAGCTGCATGGTATTCCACTGATATGGTACTTTTTCTTGTCAATGCCTCTTTAATGAGCATCAAGGATGAGTTCATTTTCTGGGGATAGTGAATTGAGTTTTTGTATGAGATAGGTCCTCACTCTGCAAGCAGTAGGTAGCCTAGATTGGCCTCAAGTTCATGGTGGTCCTACTGCCTCAGGCTTCCAATTTCTTGGAATATATTCATGAATCACCATGCACGGTTGAATTTTCTATTATATTGAAGATGCAGTAAGAATAAGATACTAGAAAATGAAATCGTTTTAAGGCCCAAAGAGAAATCTACTCATCCATTCAAGCTAGTGTTCCTACATAGACCACAGGATTCCCAAACAGCTTACCCATACTGGAAAAGCAATGCACAATTCGGATCATTTGCTGATTTTAATCtgactgtttatttattttgttgttaaaacTGAGTATGTTTGGATCCCCATCCTGAGTATTAAACTCCATGTTTTCTTCCATTCTGAAGATTGCCTTTTCTTCCTATTGGTTGTGCCCTTAACTGCAGAAATTTCTTTGTTACGTGCAATCTCAGTTGTCTATGTTCTCTTGCTCCCTGTTCTTTTAGCACTATAACCCAGAAACTGCTGCCCTTTCTAAACCCTTAAAGGCTTTCCCTGAATTttcttaagtaatttttttaaaactttttttattaagaaaatatttttattaattttacataccattcacagatccccctcttccctccttcggCCCCCTCCGGTCTCCTCCTctagcacaccccccattccttcctacagggaggtaaggcctcccatcgagagtcagcagagcctggtacattaagtagaggcagatccaagctcctccccatgcCTCAAGACTGTATTTTATGGTTTTAGCATTTTACATTTAAGtatttttcattaagaatttATCTGTGTACGGGGGTGAGTGATTGGGGTCAAGATTTAATACTCTTCGCATGAGTTTTTTTCACAGCACTAATTGAAGAGGCCATTCTTGCAGTGGTTTCTTTTGACGAGTGTGCTGTAGATGAGCTGACTAAACAGGTATGATTTTTTCCTCTGGAATTTGAAATCTCTGGTTTGTTCAATTGTGGACAACATTCAGTACCATTAGCAAGTatagagataaaaacaaaacaccatgagaTATGACTTCACCTGAGTCAGAACGGCTAGTATAAAATGTTTCAGTCGACTTAAAATGTAACAAATGTCAGTATGTACATGaagtaaaatgtattattatacactgctggtaggaatgaaACCAAGTATTTTTATTATGGAGGACAGCTGggaaatttctaaaatttctaaaaactaaaacagaatcTATGCTGAGATCCAATAATCCCACCTCTGGTTGTATAACAGCAAGAAATAAAATCAGCATACCAAAGAGATACTTGAATGCCAATACTTACTGTGGTACTATTCACTATTGCAAATGTATGGCACCAACCAAAGGGCCCACCAATGAATGAAGAAGTGTGATACATATCTAGTGGacttttattcagccataaaagaaTGGTGTCCTACCATTTTTCAGAGGCAGAATTGGAGAGTATTAAGTAAGTGAAAAAAGCCAGGAACAGGAGACAGGCAAGGCATGTATATAGTCACTTTGAATGTAAAACAGTGACTACTAGAGTTTACACAGAAGTTCTGGAGAGAAGTAGCCTATATTTGATTAGTGAATAGTATATGTGATTGTTGATGTGTTATGTAGCATCCCTTTTAATGTGTATAATTATTAAAGCTAATAAGgccaaaatgaaataataaaaaagagaagactAAGCAAAGGGTTCAAAATGAATCTGATTAGTGTGATAGACAGAGAAAAGCTAGATATTACATTACAGAAAAAGCAGAGTTGTTATTTATAAATCTTTAATTagtctttacttttttcttaaattttcattgaaaatagattcttctctcatacagtacatcccaaccacagtttccctttccttcactcctcctagctccctgccacctctccttctccccagaaCAACTCCCACTctgtttcattttcagaaaagcCAAACAGggcaaaacaagatataataagacaagacaaaagccctcatatcgAGGTTGGCCAAAGcagcccagcaggaggaaaaccgtctcaagagcaggcaaaagagtcagagatacactagctcccactgttaagagtcgcacaaaacaccaagctaaacaGCCATAACACATATACAGGTCTCATGtttgctgcttcagcctctgtgagcccatgtgaacCCTGCTTATTTGGTTTGGTGGACCATGTTCTCCTGATGTTCTCAACCCCCTCTGAATCTTCCAGTTTTTCCTCCCCGTCTTCTGCAGGTTCCCCAtttctgaggggagggacctgaaggagacttccaatttagattctctccattcataatgtctggctgtgggtctctgtatcatCTCCCATCTGCTGGTGtgggaagcctctctgatgatggttggaCAAGGCACttgtctacaagtatagcagaatatcattaggaatcattttattttactttttaaagactaGTCATGTTTGTAcaaccctaggtctctgggctattcagGCTCTAATTTCTGGCCATCCAAGTGGTGTTGGGATTTGGTTGCCTCTTGTGGAATGGGTCacaagttaaatcagacattggttggccacccccacaagttctgtgccaccattgccccagcacatttAGCAGGCAGAACAGATGATTGGTGGAgagttttgtggttaggttggtgtccaggtttctctttctatagcctgcagagtaccttctcatgccaaagagactagaatgtaagggtgtaaagttcttatcaataaatcTTACTTTAATTAAACTAGTCTTTAACTTACTTTTGATCTGCACTAAATCAGTGCAATAAATGGTTCTCTAATAACCTGTCTACCTATTCTGTCAGAATCAACCTTCCTTCCTTGGGACAGCCAAGTCTAAAGCATTATGCATTCTAGAATGTACAGTTAGATCTTATTATCATATATGCAAATACTTGAGTGTGGTTTATAGTATCCATGAAAAATAGTTAATAATCCTAGGGCAGAAATGTGAATAAGgccatttaaaagcattttttgtCCTtggagaattaaagaaaaataaagtagcaTCCTTTCCAGATATCACcatcaattattttaatttctaaagcCATTTATGAAATACTTTAATACCTTTATAAAATCTATCAATGCCTTTGTGATGTCCAaagtaatgaataaaatatttgaaataaaaagacaGTATACAAATTCACAAAGATGGAGACATTAGGCTGAAGATGTAAGTGACATGGAATAGTGTGAATTTAGTaactgacctctgtgggcagcaTAGGGCTAATTTGCAGTTCATAGTAGTGGTTTCCAGTTCACTACATATAAATCTCATAATGAATGGCATTTATGGACCAGTGTTTTTACTTTCCAGTTTGTAGAATGAcagataatgaagaaaatattcagtGACATTTTCAGCCATAATTTAATCTTTTCACAGAAAGTTCCATAAACACCCCAAGTCATGGATGAGAAAAATGTTACTGGGGTGAAGGAATTCATCCTTTTGGGATTCACAGAAGACATGGTGTCACAGTGGGTACTCTTTTTCATCTTCCTCATCATTTATGTCATCAGTCTCCTAGGGAATATCACCCTGATTTCTCTCATCTGTGCTGATTCTCgactccacacacccatgtatttCTTCATAGGAAACCTGTCATTCCTGGATCTCTGGTATTCTTCTGTCTATGCCCCCAAAATCTTGATAACATGCATCTCTGAAGACAAAAGCATCTCCTTTGCTGGGTGTCTGGCTCAgttctttttctctgctgggCTGGCCTACAGCGAGTGTTACCTACTAGCTGCCATGGCTtatgatcgctatgtggccatctccAACCCCTTACTTTACTCCCAGGCTATGTCCCCAAGGTTATGTGCCAGTCTTGTTGCAGCTTCCTATGTTGGTGGCTTTGTAAACTCCACCATTATCACTAGTGAAACGTTTACCCTGAACTTCTGTGGAGACAATACTATTGACGACTTCTTCTGTGATCTGCCCCCTCTTGTGAAGTTGGCATGTGATGTGAAGAGAGCTACCAGGCTGTGCTGTATTTCATATTGGCCTCAAATGTCATCACCCCCACCGTGCTGATTTTGGCCTCCTACCTCTTCATTATTGCCGCCATCTTGAAGATTCGCTCCACCCAAGGCCGCCTCAAGGCCTTCTCCACATGTGGTTCTCACCTGACAGCTGTCACCTTGTACTATGGTTCAATTCTCTTCATTTACTCCCGCCCGAGCACTAGTTATGCCCTGGAGAGGGACAAAGTGGTTTCAGTGTTCTATACTGTAGTAATTCCAATGCTGAACCCCTTGATCTACAGTTTAAGAAACAAAGATGTCAAGGATGCTTTGAAGAA includes the following:
- the LOC114710132 gene encoding LOW QUALITY PROTEIN: olfactory receptor 1013-like (The sequence of the model RefSeq protein was modified relative to this genomic sequence to represent the inferred CDS: inserted 1 base in 1 codon), coding for MDEKNVTGVKEFILLGFTEDMVSQWVLFFIFLIIYVISLLGNITLISLICADSRLHTPMYFFIGNLSFLDLWYSSVYAPKILITCISEDKSISFAGCLAQFFFSAGLAYSECYLLAAMAYDRYVAISNPLLYSQAMSPRLCASLVAASYVGGFVNSTIITSETFTLNFCGDNTIDDFFCDLPPLVKLACDVXESYQAVLYFILASNVITPTVLILASYLFIIAAILKIRSTQGRLKAFSTCGSHLTAVTLYYGSILFIYSRPSTSYALERDKVVSVFYTVVIPMLNPLIYSLRNKDVKDALKKMLATAKFS